In Montipora capricornis isolate CH-2021 chromosome 4, ASM3666992v2, whole genome shotgun sequence, the DNA window GCAGTCACAAAGTGTGGTATCTTATTTTCCTGTTACACAAGAAAGAACTCACCGAAGGAAAAGAACACGTAGATGGTAAAATTACCAGAGGAAAAGTGACCTATAAATATTGCGCACGATAAATAAACTCttccccccgccccccccccccccccccccttccctccctATCCCTTAACGAGTTGATGACCCGTAAACCGATTTctccaaaattaaaaaaaccaaggGGTTTTTAATAGAATGCCGAAGATACCAAACCTTAAGAAccttggccaatcagaatagaAGTTGGCATTTCAATCATGACGCGAAGGAAATAAATTAGGCAGCTGCCAAGTGCGCAGAAACGCAGCCAAGCATTAGATATCACAAGGTGAGAACATAGCGCAAAATTTTTAACCCAATCATACGAGAAGGCTTGATTTTGCACTGGATACTACGGAGTAGCATTGAAAAAACCAAGCGCATACGCAAAATTAGTTTGGTCGGCACtcgattagagcggttttcaattgagtgtcgaaagtaattagataattactttggtttatgattacttcactcagtgattggttcaaaattctcgcgccattttttcatccaatcagaagtgaaaccaaaaccaatcgtggctcacgcgtgcacattttcccgcgctttgtgtcggctacgtgtaattacttcgagttttgattggtttgccagaTTGTCTCAGtccgttttgattggccaaagtaattactttggttttggttttacgacactcaattgaaactcgctctaaaaacCACTTTAGTAAATCTACTGTAATTAATACATCACTCAGCAAGTTAAAGCCTCTAATGTCCTGCATTAGCGACAACAACTTGTTGATCGTCAAATGTTAATGCCACTACGTTACCCGATAAACTTCCGATTCTTTCATCGTATGATCCATTATCGCTTCCGGCGAGCACTTCACCAGTAAGGACACCTGACTGATGCTCAGGATCATCACTTGGAGTCACATCCGCTGTTATAGTAGCTACTTTCTCACCAGAATAGAAAGATACAACATCCACTAAAGCAGTGGCAACGACGCCATTAGCTAGAGCCTCTTCTGTCACCGCAAAAAGATCTCCACTCAGAGCGGCCAACATTTCGCAGCTCGATTCATCGTCACTCGGGGGGGCAGAAGTAACTTCCCCTTTCACAAAACCGATTTTTTCTCCAGGCGTAGGTGTGGTTACATACCTTTCTTCACTGGCCAGGCGATAAACAGACGCCGATAAGGTGACAGTTCCTCGTCCAAGAGACTCTTCTAAATATGCTAGTCTTACATTGGCTGTTACAGTACAAATTATTCGTCCTTCTACTGCAGTTTCATCTTTCAATACCGAATCTTGCCTATCACTAACATCAACTTCGTTTCCACCAGTAACGCcaatttcccttttttcttgCTCTTCTTCCCCATTTACGGAAACCActtcttttttcgacatttctGCTCCCTCTAACGCTTGCACAGGTCCGACCGTTGACGGTTCGTTGATTTGTGGAGAAAAGCCAAGGTCCTGTTGTGACAGATGGATTTCGCCGTCCGAGTTCCTGATACTGTCTGCTCTATCATTCTGTTCTTGTTCATGAGAACCTGCCCTGTGCGACACTGATTCGACACTAGTATTACTGTGCGTCGCGGTGTCGCCAGATAAGTTGGTATTAGTGGTTTCCCTGGATGCAGGCACCTCCCTGTCAGCGATATCAAGATCACTGGAATTATTTTCTGCAAGAGATTCTTTAACAGGAGTGTTGGTATCATTGGTATCCGTTTGCTTCGCCGTCTCCTCTGGTTCACCAGATAAGGTAACCTTGTTTATCTCCTTCGTTGAACTCACAGAGCCTTCCAATCCGCTGTTGGCCACATCGGCGTTAACTCTGTGCTGCATAGAATCTGCCTCCGAAGACTCTCCAGCATCATTATTTACTTGTCCAGAGGAGCCCAGCGCCTCTGCAATGTCACCTTCTTCAGTAGCTCCCGGTTTTTTGTGAACATCTTTCTTTTCCGTAGCGACACTTCCGCCTCCTTCTAATTGACTGCCAGATGATATGGGTTCCACAATTGGTTCTTGTTCGGCGGGCGAGTCATCTCCCTTACTTAACTGGGCTTCTTCCTGGTTTTCATTTGCCCCTGTCAAATCATTCACG includes these proteins:
- the LOC138044485 gene encoding protein rtoA-like, producing the protein MGCGSSTATSTVASRPAPAPVPKSTSTNSLKERNGHAQGIKDNYSGSPEANGHVPHQSKSQTSNESKHSIKETAGDNVNDTSNTNVNDLTGANENQEEAQLSKGDDSPAEQEPIVEPISSGSQLEGGGSVATEKKDVHKKPGATEEGDIAEALGSSGQVNNDAGESSEADSMQHRVNADVANSGLEGSVSSTKEINKVTLSGEPEETAKQTDTNDTNTPVKESLAENNSSDLDIADREVPASRETTNTNLSGDTATHSNTSVESVSHRAGSHEQEQNDRADSIRNSDGEIHLSQQDLGFSPQINEPSTVGPVQALEGAEMSKKEVVSVNGEEEQEKREIGVTGGNEVDVSDRQDSVLKDETAVEGRIICTVTANVRLAYLEESLGRGTVTLSASVYRLASEERYVTTPTPGEKIGFVKGEVTSAPPSDDESSCEMLAALSGDLFAVTEEALANGVVATALVDVVSFYSGEKVATITADVTPSDDPEHQSGVLTGEVLAGSDNGSYDERIGSLSGNVVALTFDDQQVVVANAGH